In a single window of the Trichoderma breve strain T069 chromosome 6, whole genome shotgun sequence genome:
- a CDS encoding dynamin central region domain-containing protein — MTAQSDGEPPDGKFSHLRTSKSSQRLNQVEKIRAHGSTGKSSVLEGVTGIPFPRQEGLCTRFPSEINLRHTECESVTITASIRPHISRPAEVQQTLSAYRKQLKDMSELPGVIEEVSRLMNIRGYCDNENASAFSVDVLRIEVTGPIGLHLSVVDLPGLISVANEEQTEEDVEAVHNMPDLINHGSEAKIVLVAKNKDNIKLKLGFFLLKNPSPAELKECVTMAARSNLERRFFSGPAWANQNLDMSRVGAENLRIFLQDLLDTHIERELPKVREEIKKLLAERDAELRSLGEARPTTDLIRNFLTALSMRFYELLQAALDGNYHSIDTRFFSESDISRLRARVQKSNTKFATYMRESGKRRKLKIEVNRDNTVPESDDSEDDKLDDITTQLIVNKAGMVRWVKEAYARTKGKELPGNYNSALLAELFHEQSRRWPIIAESHIDAILKIVSEWIQLAVERLIPEESMRAQVHSILQQWLEETEKNALSELEKLIEDERRSPLTYNHYYTDNVQKARLDAQKKAVENAVSAERDVHGKLHVSNVHVDIQKFIAAVGSRITVDMDEQACHEAITELDAYYKVTMKTFVDNVARQVIERHVIAPLPNAFSPNSVSQLSEEDLLRIGSESEKQIARREKLALQVQGLKKSLRDLQKSSL; from the exons ATGACCGCACAGAGCGATGGCGAGCCTCCAGATGGGAAGTTCAGTCACCTCCGGACTTCCAAATCTAGTCAACGATTAAACCAGGTCGAGAAAATCAGAGCGCACGGT TCAACTGGTAAAAGCTCAGTTTTGGAGGGCGTTACGGGAATACCCTTCCCTCGACAGGAAGGACTCTGTACTCGGTTTCCCAGTGAGATCAATCTTCGGCATACAGAATGCGAGTCGGTTACGATTACTGCCAGCATCAGGCCGCACATCTCGCGGCCTGCAGAAGTTCAGCAGACCCTCTCTGCGTATCGCAAACAATTGAAGGATATGTCAGAGTTGCCTGGTGTTATCGAAGAGGTGTCAAGGTTGATGAATATTCGTGGATATTGCGACAACGAAAACGCCAGCGCCTTCTCTGTTGATGTTCTTCGAATAGAGGTCACCGGTCCAATTGGATTGCACCTCAGTGTGGTGGATTTGCCAGGGCTCATATCTGTTGCCAACGAAGAGCAaaccgaagaagatgtcgaagCTGTACACAATATG CCTGATTTAATAAATCATGGCAGCGAAGCCAAAATCGTACTTGTGGCGAAGAATAAAGACAATATTAAGCTCAAACTGGGATTCTTTCTCCTTAAGAATCCCAGTCCTGCTGAGCTCAAAGAATGTGTCACTATGGCTGCACGTTCGAACCTAGAGCGGCGGTTCTTCTCTGGTCCGGCCTGGGCTAACCAAAATCTCGATATGAGTCGGGTAGGCGCAGAGAATCTCCGGATTTTCCTTCAAGATCTTCTCGATACTCATATAGAGAGAGAATTACCCAAAGTGAGAGAAGAGATTAAGAAGCTGTTGGCTGAGAGAGATGCTGAGCTTAGGTCTCTCGGAGAGGCCAGGCCTACAACCGATCTCATTAGGAATTTCCTCACAGCCCTTAGCATGAGATTTTATGAGCTCTTGCAGGCCGCGCTTGATGGAAACTATCACAGTATCGATACTAGGTTCTTTTCAGAGAGCGATATATCGAGACTACGAGCACGCGTGCAGAAGTCAAACACCAAGTTTGCAACCTACATGCGAGAGTCTGGGAAAAGACGAAAATTAAAAATTGAAGTCAATCGTGACAATACGGTGCCGGAGTCTGACGACTCGGAAGATGACAAATTGGATGACATTACGACACAACTTATTGTAAACAAAGCGGGAATGGTGCGATGGGTGAAAGAG GCATATGCGCGtacaaaaggaaaagagtTGCCTGGGAACTACAACTCGGCGCTCTTGGCCGAACTGTTTCACGAGCAATCGCGTCGCTGGCCTATTATTGCAGAATCCCACATCGATGCTATTCTCAAGATAGTTTCGGAGTGGATTCAGCTGGCTGTCGAAAGACTCATCCCCGAAGAGAGTATGCGAGCTCAAGTCCACTCAATACTGCAGCAATGGCTTGAAGAGACCGAGAAGAATGCACTCAGTGAGCTAGAAAAGCTTATCGAGGACGAACGACGCAGTCCGTTGACGTATAATCACTACTATACGGACAATGTCCAAAAAGCTCGGCTGGACGCGCAGAAGAAAGCGGTGGAAAATGCCGTTTCTGCTGAAAGAGACGTTCACGGAAAGTTACATGTTAGTAACGTTCATGTGGATATCCAGAAGTTCATCGCTGCAGTTGGGTCTCGCATTACTGTGGATATGGATGAGCAGGCATGCCACGAGGCGATCACAGAGTTGGACGCGTACTACAAG GTTACAATGAAGACTTTTGTCGATAACGTCGCGAGACAAGTCATCGAGCGCCACGTTATAGCACCCTTGCCAAATGCTTTCTCTCCAAATTCTGTTTCTCAACTATCCGAAGAAGACTTGCTCCGAATCGGTTCAGAGTCTGAGAAACAGATCGCCAGACGGGAGAAGCTGGCATTGCAGGTGCagggcttgaagaagagcctgAGAGATTTGCAAAAGAGCTCATTGTGA
- a CDS encoding acetamidase/Formamidase family domain-containing protein, which produces MTWKPLAKTIHHVHYETDNTFYTFSKEHKPSLTVDSGAEVSFDNTHAGFVNLTRDSTTADAVALDIQSPKDLEKLIGQLYVNGPVYVNGAEPGDILKVEILELQTGSWGWTAVIPGMGLLQDEIPGPHIMTFDLPESQDYAVFKPGIHIPCQPFYGTMGVAPAEGEQFALYPRNDIGGNFDCRYLGQGSTLFLPVNVPGALFSVGDAHFCQGDGEICCTALETTMRSRMRLSVIKGKGKLAGPHYETDPERVKQMVSVASKGEHGALITGTDRDTVVKQAVREMMRWLEEEKGLTQVEGYMLFSIVGNLKMMHEIGLGVYTVSASIPLGIFVD; this is translated from the coding sequence ATGACCTGGAAACCTCTCGCCAAAACAATCCACCATGTCCACTATGAGACAGACAATACCTTCTATACCTTTTCTAAAGAACACAAGCCATCCCTCACAGTCGACTCAGGTGCTGAAGTGAGCTTTGACAATACCCATGCTGGATTCGTGAACCTCACCAGAGACTCAACCACAGCCGATGCTGTTGCATTGGATATACAATCCCCAAAAGATTTGGAGAAGCTCATAGGGCAACTCTATGTGAATGGCCCAGTATATGTGAATGGCGCTGAACCCGGCGACATTCTCAAAGTTGAAATCCTCGAATTGCAGACTGGTAGTTGGGGATGGACTGCTGTCATACCCGGAATGGGTCTGTTGCAAGACGAAATACCCGGACCGCACATCATGACCTTTGATCTTCCCGAAAGCCAAGACTACGCGGTATTCAAACCTGGCATTCACATCCCATGCCAACCATTCTACGGCACCATGGGCGTGGCCCCAGCTGAAGGCGAGCAGTTTGCTCTGTATCCGCGCAACGACATCGGCGGAAACTTTGACTGTCGCTATCTGGGTCAAGGTTCAACATTGTTTCTCCCGGTCAACGTTCCTGGAGCCTTATTCTCCGTTGGGGATGCGCATTTCTGCCAAGGAGACGGCGAAATTTGCTGCACTGCGTTGGAGACGACTATGCGATCACGAATGCGATTGAGTGTTATCAAGGGCAAAGGGAAGTTGGCTGGTCCTCACTATGAGACAGATCCTGAGAGGGTGAAACAGATGGTGAGCGTTGCTAGCAAGGGAGAACATGGCGCACTCATAACAGGTACCGATCGCGACACGGTTGTCAAGCAGGCTGTGAGGGAAATGATGAGgtggctggaagaagaaaagggactGACGCAGGTGGAGGGTTACATGCTGTTTAGTATTGTTGGTAATCTCAAGATGATGCATGAGATTGGGCTTGGCGTTTATACCGTGTCTGCAAGCATTCCGCTAGGGATTTTTGTCGACTAA